The region TTCGTGCCGCCGTTCTGGGGCCTCAGCCATAATGGCTTGCGGGCCCCGTTTTTACTGCCTGGTCGCGGGCAGTGCATTGGAGATTCAAATGAAAGTAGTCGCTTTCGAGCGTAACCTGCAAGGTACGGGTGCGAGCCGCCGCCTGCGTAACTCGGGCAAGACCCCGGGTATCGTATATGGCGCTGGTGCTGAAACGCAATTGGTCGAACTGGACCACAACGCGCTGTGGCACGCGCTGAAGAAAGAAGTTTTCCACTCGTCGATTCTCGACCTGGAAGTCGGTGGCAAGTCGCAACAGGTTCTGCTGCGCGACGTGCAATACCACCCGTTCCGTCAGCTCGTGCTGCACGTGGACTTCCAACGTGTCGACGCGAAGAAGAAGCTGCACACCAAGGTGCCGCTGCACTTCATGAACCAGGAAACCAACCCGGCAGTGAAGCTGTCGAGCGCGGTGATCTCGCACGTCCTCAACGACATCGAAATCGAGTGCCTGCCGTCGGCACTGCCGGAATTCCTCGAAGTCGACCTCGCGAAGATCGAAGCCGGTCAATCGCTGCACGCGAAGGACATCGTCCTGCCGGCAGGCGTCGCGCTGGTTGCTCACGTTGAAGCAGAAAACCCGGTCGTCGCTGCTGCAACGATCCCGGCTGGTGCAATCGCTGAAGGCGACGCCGCTGCTGCAAGCGAAGGCGAAACGCCGGCTGCTTAAGCTGCGCTGAGCGAGCAATCCTCTCGATCCGTTTCAATGAAACGGTCGATGTGACCCGCCGAGGTTCGCCCCGGCGGGTTTTTTTTCGTTTTTTTCAGCCCGGTTGCGTTCGGCATCCGGGCCAGATGGACCCACGCAATCATGATCAAGCTGATCGTCGGGCTCGGCAATCCGGGCGCCGAATACACTGCGACGCGTCACAATGCCGGCTTCTGGCTGGTCGATCAACTGGCGCGCGAAGCACGCACGACGCTGCGCGACGAGCGGCGCTTCCACGGCTTCTACGCGAAAGCGAGGCTTCATGGCGAAGAAGTGCATCTGCTGGAACCGCAGACGTTTATGAACCGCTCGGGTCAGTCGGTCGTTGCGCTCGCACAGTTCTTCAAGATCCTCCCTGACGAGATTCTGGTCGCCCACGACGAACTCGATATGCCGCCAGGCGGCGTCAAACTGAAGCTTGGCGGCGGCAGTGGCGGTCACAATGGGCTGAAAGACATCACCGCCCATCTGTCGTCGCAACAGTATTGGCGGCTGCGGATCGGCATCGGTCATCCGCGCGATCTGATTCCCGAAAGCGCGCGCGCCGGCGCGAAGCCGGATGTCGCCAATTACGTGCTGAAACCGCCGCGGCGGGAGGAACAGGACGCGCTCGATGCGTCGATCGAACGGGCGCTTGCCGTGATGCCGCAGATTATCAAAGGCGAACTCGAACGCGCGATGATGCAGCTGCATCGCAATTCCTAAGGCCCTCACCTACACGCACCTGCACCCGCCGCAACGCCGCATAGCTACCGACAGGAGATTCGCTTGAGCCGCTATTGGAGTGACATCGTTCACCGTCTGACGCCGTATGCGCCGGGCGAGCAGCCCGCGCTCGCGCATCCGGTGAAACTGAACACCAACGAGAACCCGTATCCGCCGTCGCCGCGCGTGGTCGAAGCGATCCGCCAGGAACTAGGCGATGCGGGCGAGTCGCTAAGGCGCTATCCCGATCCGACCGCACGCAAGCTCCGCGAAACAGTTGCCGCGTATCACGGTATTCGCCCGGAGCAGGTGTTCGCGGGCAACGGCTCGGACGAAGTGCTGGCGCTCACCTTTCAGGCGTTGCTGAAGCACGATGAGCCGCTGCTGTTTCCGGATATCACGTACAGCTTCTATCCGACGTACGCGCGGCTGTTTGAGGTCAACTATCGGACTGTCGCGCTCGACGACGCCTTCGCGATCAATGTCGACGATTACGCGGCGCCTAACGGCGGCGTGTTGTTCCCGAATCCGAATGCACCGACGGGACGTCCTCTGCCGCTCGCCGATATCGAGCGTCTGGTGGCGAGAAACACCGATTCGGTCGTGGTGATCGACGAGGCCTATGTCGATTTCGGCGCCGAATCGGCCATCAAGCTGATTGACCGCTATCCGCATCTACTGGTGGTTCAAACGGTATCGAAGTCGCGTTCGCTCGCCGGGATGCGTGTCGGCTTCGCGTTCGGCAATCCGGAGTTGATCGACGCGCTAAACCGCGTGAAGGACAGCTTCAACTCGTATCCGCTCGACCGACTGGCACAAGTTGCGGCGATCGCCGCGTACGAAGACTACGCCTGGTTCCGCCGCAATTGCGCCAAGGTGGTTGCGAGCCGTGAGCGGCTGGCCGCAGGGTTGACGGCGCTGGGCTTCGAGGTGGTGCCGTCGGCGGCGAATCTGCTGTTCGCGCGCCACAAAGGCTACGACGCAGCGACGCTCACGGCACGGCTAAGGAAAAAGGAAATTTTCGTGCGCCATTTCAAGGCGCCGCGAATCGACCAGCATTTGCGGATCTCGGTCGGCACCGACGCCGAATGCGACATCCTGCTGAACGCGTTGCGCGACATTTTCAGCGCTTACGTCGGGTAACAACGCGCCGCCCGAACAAGGGCGAAGGGCGAAGGGCAAAGCGCGACGCAAAAACCGCGGCGAGGCGAGCGCCTCGCCGTTCATCACGCGCCCTTCGCGGCCTGCAACGCGTGGTACTTCGCCATCAACCCTTGCGGCGTTTCCAGGTGCTGCGGGTCGCGCGGAATGCACTCGACCGGACACACCTGAATACACTGCGGCTCGTCGAAATGGCCAACACACTCGGTGCATTTCTTCGGGTCGATCACGTAGATTTCCGGGCCCATCGAAATCGCGTCGTTCGGGCACTCGGGCTCGCACACGTCGCAATTGATGCACTCGTCGGTAATCATCAAGGCCATGCTTCTCTCACTTCGCGCCGGCCGGAGCCGACTTTCATCCGTCGAACCGATAGTTTACGCCGGTTACGGTTGCGCGGCCGAAGCGCCGTTATCCTGATCCAGCGCAGCAACCTTTTCCTTCAGCCATTTTTCGACCGACGGGAACACGAATTTGCTGACATCGCCGCCCAGTTGCGCGATTTCACGCACGATCGTGCCCGAGATGAACTGGTATTGATCGGACGGGGTCATGAACATGGTTTCGACGTCCGGCAACAGATAACGATTCATGCCGGCCATCTGGAACTCGTATTCGAAATCCGACACCGCGCGCAGGCCGCGCACGATCACCCGTGCGTTATTGCTTCGGACGAAATCCTTTAGCAGGCCCTTGAAGCTCATCACCTGAACATTCGGGTAGTGGCCGAGCACTTCATGGGCAATGTCGAGGCGCTCTTCGAGCGTGAAGAACGGCTTTTTGTTACGGCTGTCGGCAACGCCCACCACCAGCGTGTCGAAAATACTCGACGCGCGTCGAACGAGGTCTTCGTGACCGCGCGTCAGCGGGTCGAACGTGCCCGGGTACACGGCGACTACCATGAGACTTCTCCTCTCTTCAGACAAATGGGCACGTCAAAGCGTCCACGCGACGCATTTGGCACCGACCGCGCGCGTGACGGCAAACTGTCCGGCGCTTGTTATGGAACGCGCATTATTCCTCATTTTCGCGCTGCAGCAAATGAAAGTGGACAGCACCCGCTTTGCCTTGCCGCACGATTTCCCATCCGGCGAGCGCCTTGTTCCCATCGAGCTCGAGCGCGGCGCCCGCTTCGACATACAGAAAGCCATGCGCGCTCAGCAACGGCACGGCCAACGCGAGCGCCTGGTCGAGCAGATCGTCGCCGAACGGCGGATCGAGAAATACTACGTCGAACGATCCGGGTGCGAGACTCGCG is a window of Paraburkholderia sp. IMGN_8 DNA encoding:
- a CDS encoding 50S ribosomal protein L25/general stress protein Ctc, with the translated sequence MKVVAFERNLQGTGASRRLRNSGKTPGIVYGAGAETQLVELDHNALWHALKKEVFHSSILDLEVGGKSQQVLLRDVQYHPFRQLVLHVDFQRVDAKKKLHTKVPLHFMNQETNPAVKLSSAVISHVLNDIEIECLPSALPEFLEVDLAKIEAGQSLHAKDIVLPAGVALVAHVEAENPVVAAATIPAGAIAEGDAAAASEGETPAA
- the pth gene encoding aminoacyl-tRNA hydrolase yields the protein MIKLIVGLGNPGAEYTATRHNAGFWLVDQLAREARTTLRDERRFHGFYAKARLHGEEVHLLEPQTFMNRSGQSVVALAQFFKILPDEILVAHDELDMPPGGVKLKLGGGSGGHNGLKDITAHLSSQQYWRLRIGIGHPRDLIPESARAGAKPDVANYVLKPPRREEQDALDASIERALAVMPQIIKGELERAMMQLHRNS
- the hisC gene encoding histidinol-phosphate transaminase translates to MSRYWSDIVHRLTPYAPGEQPALAHPVKLNTNENPYPPSPRVVEAIRQELGDAGESLRRYPDPTARKLRETVAAYHGIRPEQVFAGNGSDEVLALTFQALLKHDEPLLFPDITYSFYPTYARLFEVNYRTVALDDAFAINVDDYAAPNGGVLFPNPNAPTGRPLPLADIERLVARNTDSVVVIDEAYVDFGAESAIKLIDRYPHLLVVQTVSKSRSLAGMRVGFAFGNPELIDALNRVKDSFNSYPLDRLAQVAAIAAYEDYAWFRRNCAKVVASRERLAAGLTALGFEVVPSAANLLFARHKGYDAATLTARLRKKEIFVRHFKAPRIDQHLRISVGTDAECDILLNALRDIFSAYVG
- a CDS encoding YfhL family 4Fe-4S dicluster ferredoxin, with product MALMITDECINCDVCEPECPNDAISMGPEIYVIDPKKCTECVGHFDEPQCIQVCPVECIPRDPQHLETPQGLMAKYHALQAAKGA
- the coaD gene encoding pantetheine-phosphate adenylyltransferase; protein product: MVVAVYPGTFDPLTRGHEDLVRRASSIFDTLVVGVADSRNKKPFFTLEERLDIAHEVLGHYPNVQVMSFKGLLKDFVRSNNARVIVRGLRAVSDFEYEFQMAGMNRYLLPDVETMFMTPSDQYQFISGTIVREIAQLGGDVSKFVFPSVEKWLKEKVAALDQDNGASAAQP